A genomic window from Fusarium oxysporum Fo47 chromosome X, complete sequence includes:
- a CDS encoding cytochrome P450, producing the protein MILERIVPQSFSAAVLWLIGVILTRLIYNKYGHGLNHVPGPWLAGFTDLWRLLVVRGRRAQEVHIELHKKYGPAVRLGPRAVSIADTDALKVIYSPSAGWSKSKFYPVQQALAKGKRLETMFNTDNDRYHARLRRSVSNAYAMSTLVTFEPFVDSTSAEFIRQLKLRFSDQTGNAGICDFGAWLQFYAFDVIGELTFSKRLGFVEKGIDIDNIIRDLEGFLNYVSWIGQIPFLDNLFIKNPIKIWLVKYGFLNSSAPVAEFARKHLVERQHEEASDMPKALRRDFLNRFKEAHNKDPDFITEQLVLALTVANMFAGSDTTGITLRAVFYYLLKDPPKMESLLKELAAESKAGRFSRDDGLVQWEEVRDLPYLSAVINEALRCHPAVGLTLERIVPSGGVTLGGHFIPGGSIAGCSPWVIHQDTEVYGADAAEFRPERWIEATPEQRKKMNSCLLSFGAGARTCVGKNISLLELYKLVPTILRIFELELVNPDTPWKLHNAWFVRQMGFNVRLKERKTIL; encoded by the exons ATGATCTTAGAACGCATAGTACCTCAATCTTTCAGCGCAGCTGTGCTATGGCTTATCGGGGTTATCTTGACCCGTCTTATATACAATAAATACGGACATGGTCTGAATCATGTACCTGGCCCTTGGCTTGCTGGCTTTACAGATCTATGGAGGCTTCTCGTCGTTCGTGGTCGTCGAGCACAAGAAGTACATATCGAGCTACACAAGAAGTACGGGCCTGCTGTCAGATTGGGCCCTCGAGCAGTATCTATTGCAGATACAGACGCCTTGAAGGTCATTTACAGTCCGAGTGCAGGATGGTCGAAG TCGAAGTTCTACCCGGTGCAGCAAGCTCTGGCTAAAGGAAAGAGACTCGAAACCATGTTCAACACAGACAACGACAGATATCACGCCAGACTTCGAAGATCAGTGTCTAATGCCTATGCAATGAGCACCCTTGTCACATTCGAACCCTTTGTCGATTCAACATCAGCCGAGTTCATCAGACAGCTCAAGCTTCGTTTTTCCGACCAGACCGGCAATGCAGGCATTTGTGACTTTGGCGCGTGGCTCCAGTTCTACGCTTTTGATGTGATTGGAGAATTGACGTTTTCCAAGCGACTGGGGTTTGTCGAGAAAGGTATCGATATTGACAACATTATCCGGGATCTAGAGGGTTTCTTAAATTACGTGTCATGG ATTGGCCAGATCCCGTTCCTAGATAACCTGTTCATAAAGAACCCCATCAAAATTTGGCTAGTCAAATATGGGTTCCTTAACTCGAGTGCGCCAGTTGCCGAATTTGCGAGAAAGCATCTTGTCGAACGCCAGCATGAGGAAGCATCGGATATGCCAAAAGCTCTGAGGAGGGACTTCCTGAATCGTTTCAAAGAGGCGCATAACAAAGACCCCGACTTTATCACTGAGCAACTTGTCCTGGCCCTGACAGTAGCTAATATGTTTGCGGGATCTGACACAACCGGGATTACACTGCGAGCTGTCTTCTACTACCTGCTGAAGGACCCTCCAAAGATGGAAAGTCTTCTCAAAGAGCTCGCAGCCGAGAGCAAGGCCGGCCGGTTCTCGAGAGATGACGGGCTTGTGCAATGGGAGGAAGTAAGGGATCTACCCTACCTGAGCGCTGTAATCAACGAGGCCCTTCGCTGTCACCCTGCAGTTGGGCTGACTCTCGAGAGAATAGTGCCTTCAGGTGGAGTTACACTTGGTGGACACTTTATTCCTGGTGGAAGTATCGCTGGTTGTTCCCCATGGGTTATCCATCAAGACACCGAGGTTTATGGTGCCGATGCCGCAGAGTTTCGCCCTGAACGCTGGATCGAAGCAACACCGGAACagcgaaagaagatgaataGTTGTCTCTTATCTTTTGGCGCTGGGGCTAGGACGTGTGTCGGCAAGAACATATCCTTATTAGAGCTCTACAAACTTGTCCCAACTATTCTACGGATCTTTGAG cTTGAGCTGGTTAATCCAGACACTCCATGGAAGCTCCACAATGCGTGGTTTGTACGGCAAATGGGCTTTAATGTGAGActgaaagaaagaaagacgATTCTTTAA
- a CDS encoding Nitroreductase-like protein, with protein sequence MADKYLAEIKSRRTCYSIEAKSPISDARIIEIAQEVVKHTPSSFNCQSTRLVVLLKEEHVKFWDMATECFKATMKSGIFAEYEKKLLQRRAGYGTILLFEDLDVVREYQAKFPRFATHLLQFSEHNNAMQTLNLWTALSLEGLGCNLQHINPIIDQTLIGEWDISPQWSLKGQLVFGKPTGGTLHDKTFLPIEDRLFVHGV encoded by the exons ATGGCCGACAAATATCTAGCCGAGATCAAAAGCCGTCGAACTTGTTACTCGATCGAGGCCAAGTCCCCAATCAGCGATGCCCGTATCATCGAAATAGCCCAGGAAGTGGTCAAGCACACGCCCAGTTCCTTCAATTGCCAATCTACTCGTCTGGTGGTTCTTCTCAAAGAGGAGCATGTTAAGTTCTGGGATATGGCAACAGAGTGCTTTAAAGCAACTATGAAATCAGGCATCTTCGCTGAATATGAGAAGAAATTACTACAGCGCCGGGCGGGCTACGGAACG ATACTACTGTTTGAAGACTTGGACGTTGTTCGAGAGTATCAAGCCAAGTTCCCTCGATTCGCAACACATCTTTTGCAATTCTCCGAGCACAACAATGCCATGCAGACTCTTAACTTGTGGACTGCCCTGTCTCTTGAGGGGCTCGGGTGTAACCTGCAGCACATCAATCCCATCATAGATCAAACACTCATCGGAGAATGGGATATCTCACCACAATGGTCACTGAAAGGTCAATTAGTTTTTGGCAAGCCGACCGGTGGAACTCTGCATGATAAAACGTTCCTCCCAATAGAGGACCGGTTATTTGTTCATGGGGTTTAG
- a CDS encoding FAD binding domain-containing protein, whose protein sequence is MVATTNSESTRFDSQSSQLPEIETDVLIVGAGVSGLSFAAMLAALNVKVFAIAKHSGTAPAPRAHVTNQRTMEIFRDMGIEELIQAAGTCMPEIGNMVMATSLTGMEIGRYSCYGGGDHQLTDFAKASPSKMWNTPQNNMEPILLHRAREKGADIRFYHELVDIQQSDEGVVARVRERTSQGEYIVRARYAVGADGARSTVAQKIGFGFVGEPGLMHMISSWVEMDLTQYVAHRPACIYLMLQPGDAYWVGSGTCILKKPWDEWIVNRQYNAADGEPDMSDEAIIAHARSALAIPDSLPIRVKHKGKWQVNHVVATEYRHGRIFLSGDAAHRHPPASGLGSNTCVQDAYNLSWKLAAVIKGQAGEGILESYNQERQPIGKQIVDHAIETLHDMALLPGALGFERGQSRDDGFAKLEELFSDADGASERREFLRKTIDRGNRRSNPLGVHLGHRYANSVAVADDGTPFPEYERDPVLFYHPTTHPGAYIPHAWIELNKKRISVLDIFEHGSFGLVVGIGGKPWEEAAAVVSKELGVKLPVYFVGQGCTYADVLAEWTDRREISDRGALLVRPDRHIGWRSFDRPQDPTATLRSALRQVLSRK, encoded by the exons ATGGTTGCAACCACGAACTCCGAGTCAAC TCGTTTTGACTCCCAGTCATCGCAATTGCCCGAGATTGAAACCGATGTCCTCATTGTAGGCGCTGGTGTATCTGGGCTATCATTTGCAGCCATGCTGGCAGCTCTGAACGTCAAAGTGTTCGCTATCGCAAAGCACAGCGGTACCGCACCAGCTCCACGTGCCCACGTCACCAACCAGCGGACCATGGAGATCTTCCGCGACATGGGCATCGAAGAGCTCATCCAAGCCGCAGGAACCTGCATGCCCGAGATTGGCAACATGGTCATGGCTACTAGTCTCACAGGCATGGAGATTGGGCGCTACAGCTGCTACGGCGGAGGTGACCATCAGCTGACCGACTTCGCAAAGGCTAGTCCTAGCAAGATGTGGAACACGCCCCAGAACAACATGGAGCCTATCTTGCTGCACAGGGCACGAGAGAAAGGAGCTGACATACGCTTCTACCACGAGCTGGTGGACATTCAGCAGTCTGATGAGGGTGTTGTCGCCAGAGTACGTGAAAGGACCAGCCAAGGAGAGTACATCGTCCGTGCCCGTTACGCTGTTGGTGCAGATGGAGCAAGGTCGACGGTGGCCCAGAAAATCGGATTCGGTTTCGTTGGGGAGCCAGGACTTATGCATATGATAAGTTCGTGGGTTGAGATGGATTTGACCCAGTACGTCGCTCATCGCCCGGCTTGTATCTATTTGATGCTACAACCCGGTGATGCGTACTGGGTTGGCTCGGGAACCTGTATTCTCAAGAAGCCCTGGGACGAGTGGATTGTCAATCGGCAGTACAACGCCGCAGATGGGGAGCCCGACATGAGTGACGAAGCCATTATTGCTCATGCCCGTAGCGCGTTGGCCATTCCAGACTCTCTTCCGATTCGGGTGAAGCACAAGGGCAAGTGGCAAGTCAACCATGTTGTCGCGACTGAGTATCGTCACGGCCGGATTTTCCTTTCTGGAGACGCGGCTCATCGTCACCCTCCCGCCAGTGGACTCGGAAGCAACACCTGTGTACAAGACGCTTACAACCTCTCATGGAAGCTAGCCGCTGTCATCAAGGGACAGGCTGGTGAGGGTATTCTCGAGAGTTACAACCAGGAGAGACAGCCCATCGGCAAACAGATTGTCGATCACGCAATTGAGACGCTTCACGACATGGCACTTCTTCCCGGTGCCCTCGGGTTTGAGCGAGGTCAGTCCCGAGACGATGGTTTTGCGAAGCTAGAAGAGCTCTTCTCCGACGCTGATGGCGCATCTGAGCGCCGCGAGTTTCTGAGGAAGACGATAGACCGTGGTAATCGTCGTTCCAATCCTCTTGGAGTTCATCTGGGCCATCGTTATGCCAACTCGGTTGCTGTGGCTGACGACGGAACACCGTTCCCTGAATATGAGCGTGATCCTGTTCTGTTCTATCACCCCACGACTCACCCGGGCGCCTACATCCCGCATGCCTGGATAGAGCTCAACAAAAAGCGCATCTCGGTCCTGGATATCTTTGAGCATGGCAGCTTTGGTCTTGTCGTTGGTATTGGCGGAAAGCCTTGggaggaggctgctgctgttgtcaGCAAAGAGCTTGGTGTCAAGTTACCTGTGTACTTTGTCGGCCAGGGTTGCACTTATGCCGATGTCTTGGCTGAATGGACGGATCGACGTGAGATTAGTGACCGTGGGGCTCTTTTGGTTCGACCTGATCGTCATATTGGCTGGCGATCGTTTGATCGGCCCCAAGACCCTACCGCGACTTTGCGATCAGCTTTGCGGCAGGTTCTTTCACGCAAGTAG
- a CDS encoding major facilitator superfamily domain-containing protein gives MATITQTETSTEAIELRDQKNAPSNSLDDTEPPPSSNKPDTAELLKLLSAGFSFFVAGINDGSIGALIPHIIRDYRVTTAIVSSVYGANFMGWFIAAFSNTHLCQVFDLGSMLALGAILQVIAHVLRPWKPPFALFTVTFFISSLGQAYQDTHGNTYVAGTKASHRWLAFIHSMYMAGCLVGPFVATAVAAGTPKWFLFYTFPLAIGVLNVAFVFYAFWDTLTLKRKRPLTERTLEADELPASRNEDAFSLIKDTFKNKGFLLISLFFFFYLGAVLTAGGWVVEYLIVVRDGDINQMGFVSAGFNGGSLLGRMLLAEPIHRFGVRKMIFSFTIISIGLQLLFWLVPNIIAASIAISFLGFFTGPYFATGVSVASKLFDDSIKSTALAFVFVCAQLGGCVFPIITGLVASSAGVKVLQPVLCALLVATAISWLFVPMPKENDNPTLHQE, from the exons ATGGCAACCATTACGCAGACCGAGACAAGCACCGAGGCGATCGAGCTTCGCGACCAAAAAAATGCCCCAAGCAATTCACTCGACGACACTGAGCCACCGCCTTCATCCAACAAGCCCGATACCGCAGAACTACTCAAGCTCCTGAGTGCaggcttctccttctttgtCGCCGGAATCAACGATGGAAGTATCGGAGCCCTGATTCCTCACATCATCCGAGATTATCGCGTCACCACGGCCATTGTCTCATCAGT TTACGGCGCAAACTTTATGGGATGGTTTATTGCCGCATTTTCTAACACTCATCTTTGCCAAGTCTTTGACCTTGGCTCCATGCTCGCCCTCGGAGCTATTCTGCAAGTTATTGCACACGTTCTGCGACCTTGGAAGCCGCCATTTGCCCTCTTTACCGTGACCTTTTTTATTAGTAGTCTCGGCCAAGCGTACCAAGATACGCACGGAAACACGTATGTTGCTGGTACAAAGGCATCACATCGATGGCTGGCCTTTATTCACTCCATGTACATGGCGGGTTGTCTCGTGGGGCCCTTTGTCGCTACTGCCGTAGCCGCAGGCACACCGAAATGGTTTCTATTCTATACGTTTCCTCTTGCAATTGGTGTTCTTAACGTCGCATTTGTCTTTTATGCATTCTGGGATACTCTGACACTCAAGAGAAAGCGGCCACTTACTGAGCGGACTCTCGAGGCTGATGAGTTACCGGCTTCAAGGAACGAAGACGCATTCTCTTTAATAAAAGACACATTTAAGAACAAGGGTTTCTTACTTATTagcttgttcttctttttttaCCTTGGCGCCGTCCTCACAGCCGGTGGATGGGTTGTTGAGTATCTCATCGTTGTTCGCGACGGCGATATCAACCAGATGGGTTTTGTATCTGCTGGCTTTAATGGAGGATCACTACTTGGACGAATGCTGCTGGCTGAGCCCATACATCGCTTTGGGGTTCGCAAGATGATTTTCAGTTTTACAATTATCAGCATCGGCCTTCAGTTGCTGTTCTGGCT GGTTCCAAATATCATTGCTGCTTCCATCGCTATCAGCTTTTTAGGTTTCTTCACGGGTCCATACTTTGCTACA GGCGTCTCGGTCGCTTCCAAACTCTTCGATGATAGCATCAAGTCCACGGCCCTGGCGTTTGTGTTTGTCTGCGCACAACTCGGAGGTTGTGTGTTCCCAATCATAACTGGTCTCGTGGCATCCAGCGCCGGCGTCAAGGTTTTGCAGCCTGTTCTTTGTGCGCTTTTGGTCGCTACAGCCATTTCCTGGTTGTTCGTGCCCATGCCCAAGGAGAATGACAATCCGACGTTGCACCAGGAGTAG
- a CDS encoding acyl-CoA dehydrogenase/oxidase, translated as MSFLLRRRIQPRNTLRVIAAGRRNLSLARFDWEDPVSSKSLLTSEELDIQETARAYCQERLLPRVLGKKEAYRSEHYDRNILREMGELGLLGATISTHGCAGVSSVASGLITKEVERVDSGYRSGMSVQSSLVMGPIAEHGTEEQKDRFLPSLGQGTMIGCFGLTEPNHGSDPGSMETIARPHPTKKGYYSISGAKTWITNSPIADLLLVWAKLETTGKIRGFLIERDQCPPGTLETPAIKEKNGLRASITGMIQLDSCPVPEENMLQVEGLKGPFSCLNSARYGIAFGTMGALEDCIDRARTYALDRKQFGNPLAKYQLVQKKLSDALTDAAYGTLAAIQVGRLKDEGTLAPEMISIIKRQNCDRALAGARTLQEIFGGNAASDEYHIGRHVANLFVVQTYEGQSDIHSMIVGKGITGLQAFY; from the exons ATGTCCTTTCTTTTGCGCCGACGTATTCAACCTCGGAACACTCTTAGAGTAATCGCAGCAGGCCGCAGAAACCTTTCGTTGGCCCGCTTTGATTGGGAGGATCCTGTCTCTTCAAAGAGCCTGCTCACCTCGGAAGAACTTGACATTCAGGAGACTGCTCGAGCATACTGCCAAGAGCGCCTGCTACCTCGAGTTCTCGGCAA AAAAGAGGCTTACCGAAGTGAGCATTATGACCGGAACATTCTCAGGGAAATGGGAGAGCTGGGCCTTCTTGGAGCCACAATATCGACCCATGGATGCGCGGGTGTTAGCAGTGTGGCCTCAGGTCTCATCACAAAAGAAGTCGAACGCGTCGACTCAGGCTACAGGTCCGGTATGTCTGTCCAAAGCTCTCTTGTTATGGGTCCCATTGCCGAACACGGCACGGAAGAGCAGAAGGACCGCTTTCTTCCCTCATTAGGTCAAGGAACCATGATTGGATGCTTTGGTTTGACAGAGCCAAATCACGGCTCTGATCCTGGGTCAATGGAGACTATCGCACGTCCACATCCGACAAAGAAAGGATACTATTCAATTTCTGGAGCAAAGACTTGGATCACCAACTCTCCCATAGCTGATCTGCTTTTGGTCTGGGCCAAATTAGAGACCACGGGCAAGATTCGTGGGTTCCTCATAGAACGAGACCAGTGCCCTCCTGGAACTCTTGAAACGCCTgctatcaaggagaagaatggcCTGAGAGCATCCATTACTGGTATGATCCAGCTCGATTCCTGCCCAGTACCCGAAGAAAACATGCTACAGGTGGAAGGTCTCAAGGGGCCTTTCAGCTGCCTCAACTCAGCCCGATATGGTATCGCCTTTGGTACAATGGGAGCTCTGGAGGACTGCATTGACCGCGCAAGGACATATGCACTGGACAGAAAGCAGTTCGGTAACCCACTTGCAAAGTATCAGCTTGTGCAGAAGAAACTCAGTGACGCGCTCACTGATGCAGCTTACGGTACTCTGGCAGCTATTCAAGTGGGAAGACTTAAGGATGAGGGCACGTTGGCGCCTGAGATGATTTCGATCATCAAGAGACAGAATTGCGATCGGGCGTTAGCTGGTGCCCGCAC TCTGCAAGAGATCTTTGGAGG AAATGCCGCCTCAGACGAATATCATATAG GACGTCATGTCGCAAATCTCTTCGTGGTGCAAACATACGAAGGACAGTCCGATATTCACT CGATGATTGTTGGAAAGGGTATCACAGGGTTGCAAGCCTTCTATTAG
- a CDS encoding heterokaryon incompatibility protein-domain-containing protein: MAPDGKPLIRQSQYRPLDDGKDEIRLVTIKPLQSGSLVQCHLSTASLKDFRPEYLSFIHASGLVEHSVRRVLPKWIRSCKQRPQAPPGKDAFPVVPEPSQVAHRYRWGDFAALSYVWGEEKREIILLNGTPFPVTKNLEIALRALAINKEFQGDYKIWIDAICINQNDEVERGSQVRKMREIYGGAWAVVSWLGNNNGRADVKDAFHLLRTLASLSEDEQELTKLLIQRPGLVREEGFFALHELMKRSYWSRLWVIQEVVMGASFTILRCDDEILNWECFCNGISVLYRGHNWTLKDLLLEREYKRRNLRFSGWHITSLHLVHQALRELISYEGEGIGTRLGFRRLLQVASSGQCRDVRDKVFGLLGLMDPEIAREVGHDYSLSPPILFAAVTKAFIKHTNSLEPLRLANPWGRNGSPAWAADWAWKGRMPSWRPGSTFTGSISKTGASTLPPKPETVYNADNGTPAVYRFLEDWRYLQCDGFVLDAVGGLGAPERYSFEWDSDSIIPYPSWRSAYGNREETSNALMRALLGLRHTDHGGTQLHNLALSCLPSTFMTAFPQFVERKWSWLANQQGYYYKWEGWREAHDDFMLGEHPLGSFFTDSIPADAHESTYVDVYCNVREMVMERRFMLTKRGYLGWAPDNSLDEREENHTQIGDLVAILFGCSTPLILRPRGEGFVVVGEAYVEGFMNGESLCLIESGECEVQSFLLC; encoded by the coding sequence ATGGCGCCTGACGGAAAGCCTCTGATTCGGCAATCGCAATACCGACCGCTTGACGACGGTAAGGATGAGATTCGCCTTGTCACAATCAAACCACTGCAATCCGGCTCGCTTGTCCAATGTCACCTCTCGACGGCTTCATTGAAAGACTTCCGTCCTGAATACCTGTCTTTCATTCACGCATCGGGACTCGTTGAGCACTCAGTACGACGAGTGCTCCCAAAATGGATACGATCTTGCAAGCAGAGACCCCAAGCTCCACCGGGGAAAGACGCTTTCCCTGTGGTTCCTGAGCCATCTCAAGTTGCTCACCGTTACCGCTGGGGCGACTTTGCCGCTCTGTCGTACGTTTGGGGGGAAGAGAAACGGGAGATCATATTATTGAATGGAACTCCGTTTCCAGTTACAAAGAATCTCGAGATTGCCTTGCGAGCACTGGCAATCAACAAAGAATTCCAGGGTGATTATAAAATCTGGATCGACGCCATTTGCATCAACCAAAACGATGAAGTCGAGCGCGGAAGTCAGGTTCGGAAAATGAGAGAGATCTATGGCGGAGCTTGGGCGGTTGTCTCATGGCTTGGAAACAACAATGGACGGGCAGATGTTAAGGATGCCTTCCACCTTCTTCGAACACTGGCGTCTCTATCTGAAGATGAACAGGAGCTAACCAAACTGCTTATTCAGCGACCAGGCCTCGTGCGAGAGGAAGGCTTCTTCGCTCTTCACGAGCTCATGAAACGGTCGTATTGGTCGAGGCTCTGGGTTATCCAGGAGGTTGTAATGGGTGCATCCTTTACCATTTTACGgtgtgatgatgagattctAAACTGGGAATGTTTCTGCAACGGTATTTCCGTCTTGTATCGTGGACATAACTGGACCCTCAAGGATCTTCTGTTGGAGAGAGAGTATAAGCGAAGGAATCTTAGATTTTCGGGATGGCACATCACGAGCCTTCATCTTGTTCACCAGGCGCTTCGTGAACTTATCTCGTATGAAGGTGAAGGTATCGGCACCCGTCTTGGTTTCCGGCGTCTCCTACAGGTCGCCAGCTCTGGCCAGTGCCGGGATGTCAGAGACAAAGTTTTCGGACTGCTCGGACTGATGGACCCCGAAATCGCAAGAGAGGTTGGACATGATTATAGCCTCAGCCCTCCAATACTGTTTGCAGCCGTGACCAAGGCCTTTATTAAGCATACTAACAGTCTCGAGCCTCTACGGTTGGCGAATCCATGGGGGAGAAACGGTTCACCTGCATGGGCAGCAGACTGGGCCTGGAAAGGAAGAATGCCATCATGGCGACCTGGTTCAACTTTTACTGGCTCAATTAGCAAAACAGGGGCCTCGACCCTTCCACCAAAACCGGAGACAGTGTATAATGCCGACAACGGCACTCCTGCTGTCTACAGGTTTCTTGAAGACTGGAGATATCTTCAGTGCGACGGTTTCGTGCTGGATGCGGTCGGTGGACTGGGTGCGCCCGAACGCTACTCGTTTGAATGGGATTCGGATAGCATCATCCCATATCCTTCATGGAGAAGCGCGTATGGGAACAGAGAAGAGACATCAAATGCCCTGATGCGAGCACTGCTAGGGTTACGACATACAGATCACGGCGGAACTCAGTTGCATAACTTGGCTCTCTCGTGCCTCCCTTCTACCTTTATGACAGCCTTCCCTCAGTTCGTTGAGCGAAAATGGTCATGGCTTGCAAACCAGCAAGGCTACTACTACAAGTGGGAAGGTTGGCGGGAGGCACATGATGACTTTATGCTAGGCGAACATCCACTGGGTAGCTTCTTTACGGATTCCATCCCAGCTGATGCGCATGAGTCTACTTATGTTGATGTGTATTGCAATGTTAGGGAAATGGTCATGGAGCGGCGGTTTATGCTCACAAAACGGGGTTACTTGGGCTGGGCCCCTGATAACTCACTTGATGAGCGTGAGGAAAACCATACCCAAATCGGTGATCTTGTTGCTATTTTGTTTGGTTGTAGTACCCCTCTCATTTTACGCCCGCGAGGGGAAGGATTTGTAGTTGTCGGTGAGGCTTATGTGGAAGGGTTTATGAACGGAGAGTCACTTTGCCTGATAGAAAGTGGAGAGTGTGAAGTGCAATCTTTCTTACTATGTTAA
- a CDS encoding mitochondrial carrier domain-containing protein, with translation MSITMKPSSVDALLPSSNKYPFWFGGSASAMATLLTHPLDLVKVRLQSTITPARLSMAGMASRVITTEGYAGLYAGLSAAILRQFTYSTIRFGVYEDLKSRLSHDTGTSHSPMMLICLSALSGFIGGVAGNPADIVNVRMQSDMTRPLADQRNYKHVFDGIIHITRNEGLSSLYRGVGANALRASLMNSSQLASYDMAKASCIRTFGMNDDTITHLVASSLAGIVATTVCSPVDVVKTRIMGSTNGEHVWQIIKRSTLSESPLWVFTGWVPSFLRLGPQTVLTLLILEQHKKLYAKMGV, from the exons ATGAGTATCACGATGAAGCCTTCTTCGGTGGATGCCTTGTTGCCCTCGTCTAACAAGTATCCCTTCTGGTTTGGAGGCAGCGCCAGTGCAATGGCTACCTTGCTCACCCACCCACTGGACCTAG TCAAAGTCCGTCTCCAGTCCACAATCACGCCAGCTCGGCTTTCTATGGCAGGGATGGCCAGTCGTGTCATCACCACTGAGGGTTATGCTGGGCTCTATGCTGGCTTGAGTGCAGCCATTCTCAGACAATTCACCTATTCAACCATCCGCTTCGGAGTCTATGAGGATCTCAAATCACGCCTGAGTCATGATACTGGGACATCTCATTCCCCCATGATGCTGATCTGTTTATCGGCTCTGTCGGGTTTTATTGGTGGCGTGGCTGGTAACCCAGCAGACATTGTCAACGTGCGGATGCAGTCTGACATGACAAGACCACTAGCAGACCAGAGGAACTACAAGCATGTGTTTGATGGTATAATACATATCACCAGGAATGAGGGTTTAAGTTCTCTCTATCGTGGAGTAGGCGCCAACGCCCTTCGTGCATCTCTCATGAACTCCTCACAGCTGGCCTCTTACGACATGGCCAAGGCATCATGCATAAGGACATTTGGGATGAATGATGATACCATAACTCATCTAGTGGCATCTTCCCTGGCTGGTATTGTAGCGACAACTGTTTGTTCGCCCGTAGACGTGGTCAAGACTCGGATTATGGGCTCAACAAATGGGGAACATGTATGGCAGATCATAAAACGATCAACCTTGTCTGAAAGCCCATTGTGGGTTTTTACAGGATGGGTTCCTAGCTTTCTGCGTCTTGGGCCTCAGACTGTCCTCACTCTGCTGATTCTTGAGCAACACAAGAAGCTATATGCCAAGATGGGCGTTTGA